Part of the Kineococcus aurantiacus genome, GTCGTCGTCGGCGGCCTGCTCTCGGCCCCTGGGCGCCGAGAGCGTCACGACGACGGGCACGGTCGTGGACGACCGGATCACGAACCACCACGAGCACCGGACGACCTCCCCGCCGATCGTGCGCTTCGAGGCCGGTGGCCGGGAGGTCGTCGTGGTGGGTGAGCAGGCCTGGAACCGCTCCTGCGTCACCGGTCGTTCCGCGCAGGTCGTCCACGACCCCTCCGCCCCCGACCCGCGCACGTGCGGGTCGGGGGCGGCAGCGTCGTCGGCGACGGTGTCACCGGGGTGGTCGTAGCCGCCTGCGGGGTCGTCCTCCTCGTGGTGGTGGCGACCGTGGCCCGGCTGGCCCTGTCGGTCTCCCGAGCCGTCGCGCGGACCTACGCCTTGCGCGGCAGGGCCAGCGCGGTCAGCGCCCCGACGAGGGTGACGGCGGCCCCGACGAGGACCGCGTCCGGCGTCCCGGCCGAGAACCCGTCCGGCGTGAGGTCACCGCCGGCGTGCTGGAAGACCAGCGTGAGGACCGAGACGCCGAGGGCGACGCCGATCTCGCGCAGCGTGTTGTTGGTCGAGCTGGCGGTGGCGTGGTCGTGCTCGTCGAGACCGGCCAGCACGGCCGTCGAGGCGGGGGCGAAGACCAGTCCGGTGCCGACGCCGGCCAGCGTCAGGGCCGGGACCAGGGCGCCGTACCCGGCGCCCTGACCGATCTCGACGGCCATCCACGCCAGCCCCGCCGCGGTCGCGGTCAGGCCGGCCACCAGCAGCGGCCGGGACCCCGTGCGTCCGCCGAGGATCCCGGCGACCGGGGCGACGACCATGGGGGCCGCCGTCCAGGGCAGGGTGCGCAGGCCGGCCTCGAACGGCGTGAACCCGCCGGAGACCTGCAGGTACTGGGTCAGCAGGAACACCGACCCCATGGCGCCGAGGGTGAAGGCGAAGATCACGACGTTGGCGACGCTGAAGCTGCGGGAGCGGAACAGCCGCAGGGGCAGCAGGGGCGCGGCCGCGGTGGCCTGGCGGGCGACGAACCCGGCGAGGAGGGCCAGCCCGGCGAGCAGGGGCACGAGCACGGCCGCCGACCCCCAGCCGTGGGCGTCGGCGTGCTGGACCGCCCAGACGACCCCGAAGACCGCGGCGCCCCCGAGCCCGAGCCCGGCGACGTCGACGCGGCCGGTGCGTCCGTGCTGCTCGGGCAGGGCCAGCAGGATCAGCGGCAGGGCCACGACGGCGACGGGCACGTTGAGCCAGAAGATCCAGTGCCAGCTCAGGCCGTCGATGACGGCTCCGCCGATGACGGGCCCGAGGGCGACCCCGAGGCCGTTGACCCCGCCCCAGATGCCGATGGCCGCGGCCCGGCGCTGCGGCGGGACGGACCCGGCCAGCAGCGCCAGGGACAGCGGGGTGATGGCGGCCGCCCCGGCGCCCTGCACGGCTCGGGCGGCGATGAGCAGCTCCGGGCTGGTGGCCAGGGCCGCGGCGGCCGAGGCGAGGGTGAAGACGACGACGCCGCCCACGAAGACTCGGCGGCGCCCGAACCGGTCACCCACGGAGGCCGCGGCCAGCATGAGCGTGGCGAAGGTGAGGCTGAAGGCGTTGACGACCCACTGCAGCTGGTCGAGGGAGGCGCCGAGGTCGCGGTGCAGGACCGGCAGCGCGCCGGTGACGACGAGGTTGTCGAGGGTGGCCATGAAGACGGGCAGCGCGGCGGCGACGATCGCGAGCGCCGGGTGCACCCGGCGGCGGGCCCGGGTGGGCCCGGTGGGACCGGGTTCGAGGGTGGTGGTGGACACGGGGACCCCCAGAGGAAGGCATCGGATGATTACCTCGGACGTTAGGCATCGACTGATACCTTGTCAACCGTGAACACCGAACCCGTCAGACGGATGTCGAAGGAGGACCGGCGCGAGCAGATCCTCACCGCCGCCGGGCGCGTGGTCGCCCAGGTGGGGCTGACCGGGGCCAGCACCGACGTCATCGCCCGCGAGGCAGGGGTGTCCCAGCCCTACGTGGTGCGGACGTTCGGCGGCAAGCAACCCCTCCTGGACGCCCTCTTCGCCCGCGTCGCCGACCGCATCGTCGCGGCCTTCGCCGACGCCCCGACCGACGGGCCGCCCGAGGTGTGCCTGGGCCGGGCGTACATGCGCCTGGTGGAGGACCGCGACGTCCTGCTCGTGCTCATGCACGGGTTCACCGCCAGCGCCGAGCCGGGCATCGGCGAGGCCACCCGGCGCTGCATGGACACGGTGTACCGCATCACCCGCGAACGCCTCGGCGACGACGTGGTGGCGACCCGGTTCATCGCGCACGGCATGCTGCTCAACGTGCTGCTGGCCATGGACTCCTGGAACCACCCCGAGCTCGACGCGCTCACGGCGCTCGCGAACATGACCGCCACGGCCGCCGAGCTGCAGGCGAAGCTCGCGTGAGGGGCGCCGGTGACCGGGCGGGGACCGGGGTGGGGGACGGGATCCTCGTCGTCGACAAGCCCGCCGGCTGGACCAGCCACGACGTCGTCGGCCGCTGCCGCCGGTTGCTCTCGACCCGGCGCGTCGGGCACGCCGGCACCCTCGACCCGGCCGCCACGGGCGTCCTGGTCCTCGGCGCCAACCGCGGGACGAAGTTCCTGACGCACCTCGTGGCCCACGACAAGGAGTACACGGCCACCGTCCGGCTGGGGGTCGCGACCCTCACCGACGACGCCGAGGGCGAACCCCTCACCGACCCCGTCGACGCCACCGGGGTGGACCCGGACGCGCTGGCCCGGGCCGTCGCGGCCCTGACGGGCCCGATCCAGCAGGTCCCCAGCTCGGTCAGCGCCATCAAGGTCGACGGCCGCCGCAGCTACGCGCGCGTGCGCGGGGGCCAGGAGGTCGACCTGCCCGCCCGGCCCGTCACGGTCTCCCGCTTCGACGTCCTGGCCCGCCGGCCCGAGGGGCCGTACCTCGACCTCGACGTCGTCGTCGCCGTCTCCAGCGGCACCTACGTGCGGGCGCTGGCCCGCGACCTCGGCCGGGCCCTGCACGTCGGCGGGCACCTCACGGCGCTGCGGCGCACCCGGTCCGGGCCCTTCACCCTCGCCGAGGCGCTCACCCTCGAGGAGGTCGAGGCGCAGCCGCGCGTCGAGCCCCTCGCGGCCGTGGCGCGACGGCTGTTCCCGGTGCGCGACGTCGACGACCGGGAGGCGGACAACCTCGCCCACGGCGGGTTCCTCACCGCCACCGGGGTCGACGGTCCCGTCGGGGCCTTCGCGCCGGACGGGACGCTGCTGGCCCTGGTCCAGGACACCCCCCGCGGGGCCAAGCCCCTCCTGGTGCTCGCCCCGGCCGGGTGAACCCCGCCCCGCCGCTCAGGTGGGGACGGGGGTGGGCGGCGCGGGCCGCACCCGCGGGCGCCCGGTCAGCGCCACGGCCAGCGGCAGCCGGCTCAGCAGCTGGACGAGCGCGACGGAGCCCAGCAGCGTGCCCACCCAGGTCAGCACGAACACCACGGGCAGCGGCCACGCCGAGCCGCCGTGCGCCCAGCCCGAGGCCCCCAGCAGCACCGACAGCACGAGGGGGTGCACGAGGTACACCCCGAACGAGACCCGCGCGCCCTCCCGGGCCAGCGCGGTGACCATCGCGGTGACCGGCGCGGTGACCGGCGTCGGTCCCCGCCGCAGGCGCGCGCCGAGGGCGAGCAGCCCCAGGGCCGCCGCCGGCCCCCACACCACCGAGACCGGCTGCAGCGGCTCGGAGGCCCGGACGGGGTCGGCGCCGGCCAGCACCTGGGCGGCGAAGGTCCCCAGGTCCAGCGCGAGCGCGGCCCCCACGACCGCGGGCACCGCCGCCCGGTGCCGGCCGACCCACGCCAGGACCGCCTCGTGGTGGCAGGCGGCGACCGCCCCCACCAGCAGCGGGAACACGTACGTCAGGACGAGCTGGTTGGGTGACAGCCACAGGTTCTGCGCCCACCCGCCGGGGGCGGGCACCCACCGCAGGACCGCCAGGTACGTCGCCTGCACCGCCCCCGCGACCCCGAGCAGGGCGGCGTGGTGCCGGCGCGTGCGCAGGACGAGCAGCAGCAGCAGCGGGAAGAGCAGGTACGCCTGCAGCGCCACCTGCAGGAAGTACAGGTGGTACATGCCGGTGCCCATCACCAGGCTGTGCCTCAGGCCGCGCAGGGCGTCGGCGCTCCACGGGTCCCGGCCCTCCAGCCGGGTCAGCCAGTACAGGACCGTCCACACCGTGTAGGGCAGCCCCACCAGCGCGAACCGCCGGCGCCAGAAGCGCAGCAACCCGGCCCCCGGGGCCGGGGGCCGGGTCGCGGCCGAGCGGGTCAGGACGAACGCCGTGAGGATGAAGAACGTCTCCCGGCCGAAGTGCAGCAGCTGCAGCCCCAGCCCGGTGCCCAGCTCACCGGTGCCCACCGAGCCCAGGGTGTGCAGGCCGACGACGGCGGCGAAGCCGGTCGTCCGCACGACGTCGATCTCGGGCAGGTGCCGGGTGCGCTGAGCCATCGCGGGTCATCCTCGCGGCAGCCGTGGACGCGTGTCACCCCGGCGCACCGGCGCCGGGGCGGCACGTCGTCCGAGGAGCGCCCTCAGGCGTCGACGGTCTCGCGGGCGGTGTGCCGGTCGCGGAACCGGGCCAGGTCCAGGATGCCCTCGCGCTTGGCCACCAGGGCCGGGACGAGGGCCTGCCCCGTCACGTTGACGGCCGTGCGGCCCATGTCGAGGATCGGGTCGATCGCCAGCAGCAGCCCGACACCGGCCAGCGGCAGCCCCAGCGTCGAGAGGGTGAGCGTCAGCATCACCGTCGCGCCCGTGAGCCCGGCGGTGGCCGCGGACCCCACGACCGAGACGAAGGCGATGAGCAGGTAGTCGGTGATCGACAGGTGGACCCCGAAGAAGCCCGCGACGAAGATCGCGGCCAGCGCCGGGTAGATCGCCGCGCAGCCGTCCATCTTGGTCGTCGCGCCCAGCGGGACGGCGAAGGAGGCGTACGAGCGCGGGACGCCGAGGTCCTCGGTGACGCGCTGGGTCACCGGCAGCGTGCCGATGGAGGAGCGCGAGACGAACGCCAGCTGGGTGGCCGGCCAGACCTTGGCGAAGAAGCCGCGCACGCTCAGGCCGTGGGCGCGCAGCAGCACCGGGTAGACCCCGAAGACGACCAGGGCCAGGCCGACGTAGACGTCGACGACGAACACGCCCAGCGGGCTCAGCGCGTCCCAGCCGTAGGTGGCGACCGCCTTGCCCAGCAGGCCGACGGTGCCGATCGGGGCGAGCTTGATGACCCACCACAGGACGGTCTGCACGATCGCCAGACCCGAACGCGCCACGTTGAGGACCGGGTCGGCCTTCTCGCCGACCTTCAGGACCGCGACGCCGAGCACGACGGCGATGACGAGCAGCTGCAGGACGTTGAAGCTCAGCGAGACGCTGCCGTCGTCGCCGCCGGAGGCCTGCAGGCCGAGGTAGTTGCCCGGGACGACGCCCTGGAGGAAGTCGAGCCAGGAACCGGTGGAGGACGGGGCCTCCGCGGCGGCCGCGTCCACCGACGACCGGGCGCCGGGATCGGTCGCGACGCCCAGCCCGATGCCGATGGCCACGGCGATCAGCGCCGTGATCGCGAACCACAGCAGCGTCTGCCAGGCCAGGCGGGCCGCGTTCGTGACCTCGCGCAGGTTGGCGATGGAGGTGATGACGGCGAGCACGACGAGCGGCGGCACGAGCGCGCGCAGCATCGTGACGAAGATCGAGCCGACGGTCGTGAGGGTGGTCGTCAGCCAGTTCGGGTCCTCGGTGGTGCCGCCCATCGAGCGGGCGAGGGCGCCGAGCAGGACGCCGAGGACGAGACCGACGAGGACCTGCACGCCGAAGGGCGTGCGGCGCAGGCGGGTGAGCAAGGGGGGCTCCAGGGGTGGGGTGGGTGGCGGGACGAGCACGTGCTCGTCCCGCTACCTCGCGCTCGCCGTCCGCTGCAGGTCGATGTGCAGGCGTTCGGTGAGGTCCCATCCGGTGTCCATCGCGGCACCTGCAACGGTTTCACCAGAGCACTTGTTCCCGGGGGCCCCGGCGGAGCCGGGTCAGCGGCTCCGCCGGGGCAGCGGGTCAGAACAGCGTGTACCCGCCGTCGGTGACGACGACGGCCCCGGTCGAGAAGCTCGACGCCTCCGAGGCCAGGTAGACGACGGTCGCGGCGACCTCCTCGGGCGTGGAGTACCGCTGCATGGGGGCGTCCTCGATCCACATGCGCCGGAACTCCGGCCGGTCCACCGGCGCCATCTCCGTCTTGACGTACCCGGGGGCGATGGCGTTGACCCGGATGCCCAGCGGCGCCCACTCCGCGGCGAGGGACTTCGTCAGCTGGTGCACCGCGGCCTTGGAGGCGTTGTAGACGGGCTGCAGCTGCGGCCGGTTGACGATCTGCGCGCTGATGGAGCCGATGTTGACGATGTTCCCGCCGCCGTGCTCGGCCATCCACGCCGCCGCGACGACGCTGGGCAGCCAGACGCCCTTGAGGTTGGTGGTGATGACGTCGTCGTACTCCTCGTCGGTCACCTCCAGGGCCGGGCGGTGCACGCACGTGCCGGCGTTGTTGACCAGGACGTCGAGGCGGCCCAGCTCCCCGGTGACGCGCGCCACGGCCGCCTCCACCTCGGGGCGGGAGGTGACGTCCAGGCGCAGGCCCAGGGTCTTGCGGCCGGTGGAGGCCGCGATCTCCGCAGCCGCCTCCACCGAGCGCGCCTCGTCGCGCGCGGCGACGACGACGTCGGCGCCGGCCTCGGCCAGGGCCTGGGCGAACGCGCGGCCCAGCCCGCGGTAGCCGCCGGTGACCAGGGCGACCTTGCCCTCGAGGGAGAACTTGTCCAGCACGGTCACGGGGGGCTCCTCAGTTGCTCTCGGGGGGAGTGACGACGACGACGGCCTTCATGCTCAGCGGGTCGGCGTCGGCGTTGAGCGCCTCCTCGACCTGCTCCAGCGGGTACCGGGCGGTCACCATGTCGTCGAGGTGGACGGCGCCGGAGGTGGTCAGCGCGATCCCGCGGGGCCAGGTGTCGACGTAGCGGAACACCCCGGTGACGTTGATCTCGCGGGTGGCGATGAGCTGGACGGGCAGCGGCATCTCCTCCGCGCCCAGGCCCACGAGCACGACGGTGCCGCCGCCGCGGGTCGAGGCGATGCCCGAGAGCACCGCCGGGGTGGCCCCGGAGCAGTCGATGAAGGCGTCGGCCCGCAGCGCGGCGATCTCCTCGGCGTCGGCCACCGGGTGCAGCGCGCGGGTGGCGCCGAAGGAGGTGATGCGCTCGCGGCGGGAGTCGACGAAGTCGGTGACGACGACGTCGGTGGCGCCCCGGGCCCGCACGGCCTGCGCGCACATGGCGCCGATGGGCCCGGCCCCGGCGATGAGGACCTGGTCGCCGGGGCCGACGTCGGCCTTGTGGGCGGCCCACAGCCCGACCGACAGCGGTTCGAGCAGCGCGGCGGACTCGTCGGACAGGCTGTCGGGCACCGTGTACGCCTGGTCGGCGGGCGCGGTGACGTAGTCGCAGAACGTGCCGTCGAAGGGCGGGGTCGCGTAGAACTCCATGAACGGGCACAGGTTCGACCGGCCCGTCTTGCACTGCCGGCACTGCCGGCACGGGACCTGCGGGTCGATGGCGACCCGGTCCCCGACGCGGTCCTCGCTGACGCCGCGGCCGACGCCGACGACGGTGCCGGAGACCTCGTGGCCCAGCACGATCGGCGCCGTGACGACCATGTCGCCGATCCGCCCGTGCTTGTAGTAGTGGACGTCGGAGCCGCAGACGCCGACCGACCCGACCCGCACGAGCACCTCCCCCTCACCCGGGGTCGGCACGGGCCGTTCCTGCATCTCGATGACGCCCTGCTTCAGCAGGACGCTGGCTCGCATGGTCGTCGGGATCGTTCCGGTGGTCATCTGCGGCTCTCCTCGGGGTGCTGGTGCTGCGGGGTGGTGCGCGGTGGTGCGGGGACGAGCGTGCCCGCCCGGTGCGGCCGGCGGGAGGGGGTCAGCGGACGGTGTACCCGCCGTCGACGACGAGGTCGTGGCCGGTGACCATCGCCGCGGCGGGGCTGGCCAGGTACAGCACGGCGGCGGCGACCTCCTCGGGTTCGGCGAACCGGCCGACGGGGATCTGCGCCCGCAGCGCCTCGCCCCTGGGGTTGTCCCAGTTCGGCCGGGCCAGGGGGGTGAGCACGACGGTGGGGGAGACGGTGTTCACGGTGATGCCCAGCGGTCCCCACTCCAGCGCCAGGGTCCGCGTCATGCCCAGCAGCCCGGCCTTGGAGGCCGCGTAGGCGACGTGCCCCTCCAGCCCGACGGTCGCGGCCTGCGAGGCGATCGTCACGACGCGGCCCCCGCCGTGCGCGGCGAGGTGCCGCGCGACGGCCCGGGTGACGATGAAGCTGCCGGTGAGGTTCACCGCCAGGGTGCTGGACCAGCCGGCGAGGTCGATGTCCAGCGCCGGGGCGATCGTGGCGGTCCCGGCGCAGTTCACGAGCACGTCCAGCCGGCCGGCCCGCTCGACGACCCGGTCGACGGCCGAGGCCACCGACGCGGGGTCGGTGACGTCGGCCGCGACGTGGAACCGGCCGCCGGCTCCGGCCAGGGCCCGCTCGTCGCGGTCCAGGACGGCGACGGCCGTGCCCTCGGCCTCGAACGCCGCCACGACGGCCGCGCCGATGCCGCCGGCGCCCCCGGTGACGAGGGCGACGCGGGCGGGCGGGTCCACGGCCGGGTCCACGGCCGGGCTCGTCACTGCCCCGGGATCCCCTCGTCGGCGATGTCGCCGGAAGCCAGGTTCTTCTCGGTCAGTTCCGGCAGCTGCGCCAGGAACGCGGCCCGGTCGGTGACGACGTGCTGGATGGCGACGTCGACGTTCTCCTTGGTGATCTTCGGCATGTTGTAGACGGGCTCGGTGTTCACGTCCGTCCCGGCCGCGATGGCCGCCGCGACCGCCAGGCCCGCGGACAGCTCGACGGTGCCGTTCTGCAGCATCGTCCCGATGAACTCCCCGCTCTTGACGGCGTTCAGGCCGTCCTCGATGCCGTCGATCCCGACGATGGGGATCGTCTTGCCGGCCTCCTTGAGCGCCTGCAGGGCGCCGAGCCCCATGTCGTCGTTCTCCGACACGACCCCGTCGAGGTCGTCGCCGAACGCGGAGATCCAGTTCTTGACCTTGTTGACGGCCTCGTCGCGCTTCCAGTTCGCGGTGTCCATGGCGAGCACCTTGATGTCCGGGTAGTTCGCCAGGACCTGCTTGATGCCCTTGGTGCGGTTCAGCTCCCCGGACTGCCCCAGCGGGCCCTGCAGGACGACGATGTTCCCCTTGCCGCCGAGGGTGTCGGCCATCATCTGCATCTCGGCGGCACCGGCGGCGACGTCGTCGGGCTGGACGTTGCCGGCGATGTCGGTGGAGTTCAGCTCGGCGTTGACCGGCACGATGGGGATCCCGGCGGCCTTGGCCGCGGCGACCTGCGGCTGCAGGGAGTCCGCCTGGACGGGGACGACGATGATGGCGTCGACGCCGGCGTTGACGTACTGGTCGACCTGGGAGGCCTGGGTGTTGACGTCCAGGTTCGCCGAGTTCCAGAGCAGTTCGATGCCCTTGGCCTCGGCGTAGGCGTCCATGCCCTCCTTGCCGGCGGTGATGAACGAGCTCATGTCGTACACGCTGACGCCGATGCGCAGCTGCTGCGCCCCGCCGGACTCCCCGTCGCCGGAGCCGGAGCCCTTGTTCGCGGTGGGGTCGCCGGCGCCGCAGGCGGCCAGGGCCAGGGACAGGGCGCCGACCCCGAAGGAGGCGCTGAGCAGCGTGCGGCGGTTCAGGGTGCGGTCTGCGGACATCGTGGGGCTCCTCGGGTTCGGGTGGAGGGTGCGGGCCTGGGCGCGGTGGTGCGTCAGGCCCGGCGCTTGGTGGACCACACGTCGACGGCGACGGCGGCGACGATGAGGACGCCCTTGATGACGTCCTGCCAGTAGGCGGGGACCAGCAGCAGGTCCAGGCCGTTGTTGAGGGTCTGGATGAGCAGCAGCCCCAGGGCGGTGCCCCACACGGTGCCGCGCCCGCCCATGAGGGAGGCGCCGCCGATGACGACGGCGGCGATGGCGTCCAGCTCGTAGCCCTGCCCCAGGTTCGGGGGGCCGGAGATGACGCGGGAGGCGAGCATGACGCCGGACAGCCCGGCCAGCACGCCCGACAGGGCGTACACGCTGAACAGGGTGCGGCGGGCGTTGACGCCGGCGATCTCGGCGGCGACGCGGTTGCCGCCGACGGCGTAGACGCGCATGCCGTAGGAGGTGCGGCGCATGACGATCCCGAGCAGCACGATCCCGACGATCATGACGATGACGGGGATCTGCAGGCCCAGCACCTTGGTGTTGGCGATGGATCCGAACTCGGCCGGCAGGCCGTTGATCGGGGCGCCGCCGCCGATGACGTAGGCGATCCCCGACCCGGCGGTCAGCATGCCGAGGGTGGCGATGAACGGTGGCACGTCGACCCGGGAGACGAGGATCCCGTTGACGGTCCCGGCCAGCAGGCCGACCGCCATCGCGGACAGCACCGTCAGCCACACCTGCCCGGGGTTGGCCTTGGCCACGGCCGCGGACGTCATGGCGGCCACGGCGATGACCGAGCCCACGGACAGGTCGATGCCGCCGGTGAGGATGACCAGCGTCTGCCCCAGGGCGATGAGGGCGAACGGGGCGGCGGCGATGAGGATGTTCTGCAGGTTCTCGGGGGAGGAGAACCGCAGGGAGCGGTAGGAGAAGAACGCGATGACCAGCAGCATCACGATGAGCATCGCGCGGCGGATGAGCTGGGCGACGATCCACTCGCGGGAGAACCGCCTCCGCTGCGCGGGGACCGCCGTCGTGTCGATCTGGGTGGTGGCCATCACGCCTCCTTCGTGTCGGTGCGGGGGGACAGGCCCGAGCTGAGCCGGAAGATGAGTTCCTGGACCCCGGGGTCGTCGAGCTCGGTGCGGTCCAGTTCGCCGACGACGCCGCCGTCGCGCAGGACCAGGGCCCGGTGCGACAGGCCCAGGACCTCGGTCATGTCCGAGGAGGCCATGACGACGGCCATCCCGGCCGCGGCCAGGTCGGCGATGATGCGGTAGATCTCCGAGCGGGCGCCGACGTCGACGCCGCGGGTGGGTTCGTCCAGCAGCAGCACGTCGACGTGCTCGGTGAGCCAGCGGGCCAGGACGACCTTCTGCTGGTTCCCGCCCGAGAGGGTGCCGACGTCCTGGGACAGCCCCCGCGAGCGCAGCCGCACCGAGTCCATCGCCTCGCCCACGGCGCGGCTGCGGGAGGCGCCCTTGAGCCAGCCGGCGACGGAGAACTTCCCCAGCCGCGGCAGGGTCCCGTTGTCCAGCACGGACAACCCCATGACGGCCCCGGCGTGCTTGCGGTCCTCGGGGACCAGGGCCATCCCGGCGGTGATGGCGGCGGCGGGGTCCTTGCGGCGCACGTCGCGGCCGGCGACGGTGATCCGTCCCGCGGTGCTGGGCCGGACCCCGAAGATCCCCTCCAGGAGTTCGGTGCGCCCGGCCCCGACGAGCCCGGCCAGGCCGAGGATCTCCCCGCGGCGCACCTGCAGGCTCACCGCGCCGGGCTGGCCGGCGACGGCGAGGTCCTGCACGGTGAGGACGGGTTCGGCGTCGGCGGGGACCGTCCGCACGGGCGGGAACAGGTCCTCCAGCTCCCGGCCGATCATGGCGGTGACGATGTCGTCGTCGGACACGTCGGTCATGGCCTCGTCCAGCACGAGGCCGCCGTCGCGCAGGACGACGACCCGGTCGGCCAGGTCGCGGATCTCGGCCATCTTGTGGGTGGTGAACATGAGCGCCACCCCGGAGTCGCGCAGCTGCCGCACGACCCGGTAGAGGCCCTCGACCTCGCGCTCGGAGATGGCCGAGGACGGTTCGTCCAGCAGCACCACCTTCGCGCCGCGGCTGGAGTTCTTGACGATCTCGACGATCTGCTGCAACCCGACCGGCAGGGTGCCCATCCGGGCGCCGGGGTCGATGGCGACGCCGAACACCTCCAGCATCCGCGTGGCCTCCGAGGCCATCCGGCGCCGGTCCAGGGTGCCGAGCCGGGTCTTCAGCTCGCGCCCGACGAACAGGTTCTCGTAGACCGTCATGTGCGCGATGGAGGCCAGTTCCTGCGGCACGATCGCGACGCCGAGGCGGTGGGAGTCGCGGATGCTGCCCGCGGCCAGTTCCTCGCCGCGCACCAGCACCGACCCCTCGTCGGCGCGGTACTGCCCGGCGGCGATCTTCATCATCGTGGACTTGCCGGCGCCGTTCTCCCCGGCCAGCGCGGTGACGGTCCCCAGTTCCAGGCGCAGGGAGACGCCCTTGAGGACGGGGACGCCGCCGAAGGACTTGCGCAGGTCGCGGCACTCCAGGACGGCGGTCCCGGTCTGGGTGCTCACGCGGCCTCACCGGCCGGGTCGGGGGAGGGGCGGGTGTCGAACCGCGGGTCGCCGGGGTTGTCCGCGGCGACCCGCCGGACCGCACGGGTCATGGGGGGTGCTCCAGTCGAGAGCGGAGGACGTGGGGTGGACCGTGCTGCCGTGCACGGGAGCGGCCAGGGTTTCCGGGACCGCGCTCAGGTGTCAATCGGGCTGCTCACGTGAGCAGGGACCCGCCGGGGTCAGCGGATCGTGTACCCGCCGTCGACGACGAGGTCGGCGCCGTTGACCATGTCCGAGGCGCCGGAGGCCAGGAACAGCGCGGCACCGGCGATCTCGCGGGGCAGGGCGAAGCGCCCCGTGGGGATCTGCGCCTTGGCGGCCTCGCCCTTGGGCCCCTCCCAGGCCTTGCGGCCCAGGTCGGTCAGGACGACGGTGGGGGAGATGGAGTTCGCGGTCACCCCGCGCCCGGCCCACTCCGTCGCCAGGACCTTCGTGAGGCCGACGACCCCGGCCTTGGACGCGCAGTAGGCGGCGTGCCCCTCGAGGGCCACCGTCGCGGCCTGGGAGGCCATCGTGATGACCTTCCCGCGACCGCGCTCGAGCATTCCGCGCCCGACGGCCTGGGCGGTGAGGAACGTCCCGGTGAGGTTGATGGACAGCGTGCGGGTGAACACCGCGGGGTCCAGCTCCTCGGCCGGGGCGAGGTCGACGATGCCCGCGCAGGTGACGAGCACGTCGACGGGCCCGGCGGCCGCGGCGAACTCGGCGACCGACCCGGGGTCGGCGACGTTCCCGGCCAGGGCCAGGTGCTCACCGGCGGCCGAGCGGGGCAGCGCGTCGGCCCGGGCCCGGGCGGCCTCGGCGTTCAGGTCGACGACGACGACCCGCGCGCCGGCCTCGGCGAACGCGCCGGCGATGGCGCTGCCGATGCCGGAGGCGCCGCCGGT contains:
- a CDS encoding NAD(P)-dependent alcohol dehydrogenase, with amino-acid sequence MTTGTIPTTMRASVLLKQGVIEMQERPVPTPGEGEVLVRVGSVGVCGSDVHYYKHGRIGDMVVTAPIVLGHEVSGTVVGVGRGVSEDRVGDRVAIDPQVPCRQCRQCKTGRSNLCPFMEFYATPPFDGTFCDYVTAPADQAYTVPDSLSDESAALLEPLSVGLWAAHKADVGPGDQVLIAGAGPIGAMCAQAVRARGATDVVVTDFVDSRRERITSFGATRALHPVADAEEIAALRADAFIDCSGATPAVLSGIASTRGGGTVVLVGLGAEEMPLPVQLIATREINVTGVFRYVDTWPRGIALTTSGAVHLDDMVTARYPLEQVEEALNADADPLSMKAVVVVTPPESN
- a CDS encoding GolD/DthD family dehydrogenase, whose amino-acid sequence is MDPAVDPPARVALVTGGAGGIGAAVVAAFEAEGTAVAVLDRDERALAGAGGRFHVAADVTDPASVASAVDRVVERAGRLDVLVNCAGTATIAPALDIDLAGWSSTLAVNLTGSFIVTRAVARHLAAHGGGRVVTIASQAATVGLEGHVAYAASKAGLLGMTRTLALEWGPLGITVNTVSPTVVLTPLARPNWDNPRGEALRAQIPVGRFAEPEEVAAAVLYLASPAAAMVTGHDLVVDGGYTVR
- a CDS encoding substrate-binding domain-containing protein gives rise to the protein MSADRTLNRRTLLSASFGVGALSLALAACGAGDPTANKGSGSGDGESGGAQQLRIGVSVYDMSSFITAGKEGMDAYAEAKGIELLWNSANLDVNTQASQVDQYVNAGVDAIIVVPVQADSLQPQVAAAKAAGIPIVPVNAELNSTDIAGNVQPDDVAAGAAEMQMMADTLGGKGNIVVLQGPLGQSGELNRTKGIKQVLANYPDIKVLAMDTANWKRDEAVNKVKNWISAFGDDLDGVVSENDDMGLGALQALKEAGKTIPIVGIDGIEDGLNAVKSGEFIGTMLQNGTVELSAGLAVAAAIAAGTDVNTEPVYNMPKITKENVDVAIQHVVTDRAAFLAQLPELTEKNLASGDIADEGIPGQ
- a CDS encoding ABC transporter permease, yielding MATTQIDTTAVPAQRRRFSREWIVAQLIRRAMLIVMLLVIAFFSYRSLRFSSPENLQNILIAAAPFALIALGQTLVILTGGIDLSVGSVIAVAAMTSAAVAKANPGQVWLTVLSAMAVGLLAGTVNGILVSRVDVPPFIATLGMLTAGSGIAYVIGGGAPINGLPAEFGSIANTKVLGLQIPVIVMIVGIVLLGIVMRRTSYGMRVYAVGGNRVAAEIAGVNARRTLFSVYALSGVLAGLSGVMLASRVISGPPNLGQGYELDAIAAVVIGGASLMGGRGTVWGTALGLLLIQTLNNGLDLLLVPAYWQDVIKGVLIVAAVAVDVWSTKRRA
- a CDS encoding ATP-binding cassette domain-containing protein, translated to MSTQTGTAVLECRDLRKSFGGVPVLKGVSLRLELGTVTALAGENGAGKSTMMKIAAGQYRADEGSVLVRGEELAAGSIRDSHRLGVAIVPQELASIAHMTVYENLFVGRELKTRLGTLDRRRMASEATRMLEVFGVAIDPGARMGTLPVGLQQIVEIVKNSSRGAKVVLLDEPSSAISEREVEGLYRVVRQLRDSGVALMFTTHKMAEIRDLADRVVVLRDGGLVLDEAMTDVSDDDIVTAMIGRELEDLFPPVRTVPADAEPVLTVQDLAVAGQPGAVSLQVRRGEILGLAGLVGAGRTELLEGIFGVRPSTAGRITVAGRDVRRKDPAAAITAGMALVPEDRKHAGAVMGLSVLDNGTLPRLGKFSVAGWLKGASRSRAVGEAMDSVRLRSRGLSQDVGTLSGGNQQKVVLARWLTEHVDVLLLDEPTRGVDVGARSEIYRIIADLAAAGMAVVMASSDMTEVLGLSHRALVLRDGGVVGELDRTELDDPGVQELIFRLSSGLSPRTDTKEA
- a CDS encoding GolD/DthD family dehydrogenase — its product is MSTEPTDEAVDLSFRLEGRTALITGGASGIGSAIAGAFAEAGARVVVVDLNAEAARARADALPRSAAGEHLALAGNVADPGSVAEFAAAAGPVDVLVTCAGIVDLAPAEELDPAVFTRTLSINLTGTFLTAQAVGRGMLERGRGKVITMASQAATVALEGHAAYCASKAGVVGLTKVLATEWAGRGVTANSISPTVVLTDLGRKAWEGPKGEAAKAQIPTGRFALPREIAGAALFLASGASDMVNGADLVVDGGYTIR